A window of the Streptomyces sp. NBC_00250 genome harbors these coding sequences:
- a CDS encoding PIG-L deacetylase family protein, whose protein sequence is MEDFDGTDRTDRTAPASLLVVAAHPDDIEFCVSGTVMQWIERGTRVTYCIVTDGGAGGYDEQLPRQAMADLRRAEQVHSAKLSGVADVRFLGYPDSFVEASVELRRDLCRVIREVRPQRAIIPSPEINWARVADLHPDHRAVGDACLRAVYPEARNPFAHASLIKEEGLEPWTVHELWLMTGPTPNQYVDVTSVFDRKVEALRIHTSQTAHFDDLAGLLRTWLGEHATAGGLPPGRMAEAFQIVHID, encoded by the coding sequence ATGGAGGACTTCGACGGCACCGACCGCACCGACCGCACCGCCCCCGCGTCGCTGCTCGTCGTGGCCGCGCACCCCGATGACATCGAGTTCTGCGTGAGCGGCACCGTCATGCAGTGGATCGAGCGCGGCACCCGTGTCACGTACTGCATCGTCACGGACGGCGGCGCCGGCGGTTACGACGAACAGCTCCCCCGCCAGGCGATGGCGGATCTGCGCCGCGCCGAACAGGTCCACTCCGCCAAGCTCAGCGGCGTCGCCGACGTCCGCTTCCTCGGCTACCCCGACAGCTTCGTGGAAGCCTCCGTGGAACTCCGCCGCGACCTGTGCCGGGTCATCCGCGAAGTACGCCCGCAGCGCGCGATCATCCCCTCCCCCGAGATCAACTGGGCGCGGGTCGCCGACCTCCACCCCGACCACCGCGCGGTCGGCGACGCCTGTCTGCGCGCGGTCTACCCCGAGGCCCGCAACCCCTTCGCCCACGCCTCCCTGATCAAGGAGGAGGGCCTGGAGCCCTGGACCGTCCACGAACTGTGGCTGATGACCGGGCCCACCCCGAACCAGTACGTGGACGTCACCTCCGTCTTCGACCGCAAGGTCGAGGCCCTGCGCATCCACACGTCCCAGACGGCCCACTTCGACGACCTCGCCGGCCTCCTGCGCACCTGGCTGGGCGAACACGCCACGGCGGGCGGACTGCCGCCGGGCCGGATGGCGGAGGCGTTCCAGATCGTGCACATCGACTGA
- a CDS encoding NADPH-dependent FMN reductase, whose protein sequence is MTASKILAISGSLRADSHNTQLLHAAQKFNPGGLEIEIYEGLREIPPYDLDLDTPERRSDAVNELRRRVTEADGVLIATPEFNYSIPGVLKNAIDWLSTDWTRSEGVPLRRKPTAILGAGPGAFGTVRAQLALRQIFVCVDADVVVKPEVHVFNSYERFDAAGNLVDEATIELLQGLLGALKVKIDAV, encoded by the coding sequence ATGACCGCGTCCAAGATCCTCGCCATCTCCGGCTCGCTCCGCGCCGACTCGCACAACACGCAACTGCTGCACGCCGCCCAGAAGTTCAACCCCGGTGGCCTGGAGATCGAGATCTACGAGGGGCTGCGCGAGATCCCGCCGTACGACCTCGACCTCGACACGCCCGAGCGGCGCTCCGACGCCGTGAACGAGCTCCGCCGTCGCGTCACGGAGGCGGACGGAGTGCTCATCGCCACCCCGGAGTTCAACTACTCCATCCCCGGCGTCCTCAAGAACGCGATCGACTGGCTCAGCACCGACTGGACCCGCTCCGAGGGCGTGCCGCTGCGCCGCAAGCCCACGGCGATCCTCGGCGCCGGACCCGGTGCCTTCGGCACGGTCCGTGCGCAGCTCGCGCTCCGTCAGATCTTCGTCTGCGTCGACGCCGACGTCGTCGTGAAGCCCGAGGTGCACGTCTTCAACTCGTACGAGCGCTTCGACGCCGCCGGCAACCTCGTCGACGAGGCCACCATCGAACTCCTCCAGGGTCTCCTGGGCGCCCTCAAGGTCAAGATCGACGCGGTGTGA
- the asnB gene encoding asparagine synthase (glutamine-hydrolyzing), producing MCRILGSFAAGADRPEPAQLAAVSARQRHGGPDEHHVLSGPGWSLGCDRLAVTDPCGGQQPYRLPHLPGILAVLNGEIYNHTELRRTLAARGHRFPDRCDGTLLPALYAEYGPAFAEHLDGMFAVAILDLRPGGTRLLLAVDDMGMKPIHLHHDPYDGSTRFASEIPALLAFEGVRISPRDESLDTVLATRTSFSTHTALEGVSVLPPGATALVRPGAAPVVRRRGPHRTTPVGDTQDVLRHEVRRLAQAEVPVCAITSGGLDSGLVTALAAEHARETDAPPLHTFHLTYRGRWPDSEAAYARSVARRTRTVHHEVTVDPDELGSLLTRTVRHLGQPNADPITLSTYALFRAVRENGFTVALTGDGADELFGGYDRMRAALTAPAGTDWAGSDWAGAYADALSAAPRLLREYLYTANYRAHIADQGSAADRIEQELRSAEAVGADRLTAMTAFETRWRLPAYHLRRVDHLSMAWAVEARMPFCQPSVVTHARSLPTAARTGKRALYEAGAELLPAAVLRRPKQPFTLPIAAMLAPGSPLLDTVRELLSPARLVLGGKVRADRVQKLLARHLQRPSRHDAQALWALAVHELWTEVVQGMRIPIGCAA from the coding sequence ATGTGCAGGATTCTCGGCTCCTTCGCCGCCGGGGCGGACCGCCCCGAGCCGGCCCAGCTCGCGGCGGTGTCCGCCCGCCAGCGCCACGGCGGACCCGACGAACACCACGTGCTCAGCGGGCCCGGCTGGTCCCTCGGCTGCGACCGGCTCGCCGTCACCGACCCCTGCGGCGGCCAACAGCCCTACCGGCTGCCCCACCTCCCCGGCATCCTCGCCGTCCTCAACGGCGAGATCTACAACCACACCGAGCTGCGCCGGACCCTCGCCGCCCGCGGCCACCGCTTCCCCGACCGCTGCGACGGCACCCTGCTGCCCGCGCTGTACGCCGAGTACGGCCCCGCCTTCGCCGAGCACCTCGACGGCATGTTCGCCGTCGCGATCCTCGACCTGCGCCCCGGCGGTACCCGACTCCTGCTCGCCGTCGACGACATGGGCATGAAGCCGATCCACCTGCACCACGACCCCTACGACGGCTCCACCCGCTTCGCCTCCGAGATCCCCGCCCTCCTCGCCTTCGAAGGAGTACGGATCTCCCCGCGCGACGAATCCCTCGACACCGTCCTCGCCACCCGTACCTCCTTCTCCACACACACCGCGCTCGAAGGCGTCAGCGTCCTGCCGCCCGGCGCCACCGCCCTCGTACGGCCCGGCGCCGCACCCGTCGTACGCCGCCGCGGCCCCCACCGGACCACCCCCGTCGGCGACACCCAGGACGTCCTGCGCCACGAGGTGCGCCGGCTCGCCCAGGCCGAGGTGCCCGTCTGCGCCATCACCAGCGGCGGCCTCGACTCCGGACTCGTCACCGCGCTCGCCGCCGAACACGCCCGCGAGACCGACGCGCCGCCGCTGCACACCTTCCACCTCACCTACCGCGGTCGGTGGCCCGACTCCGAGGCCGCGTACGCCCGTTCCGTCGCCCGCCGGACCCGGACCGTGCACCACGAGGTCACCGTCGACCCCGACGAGCTCGGCTCCCTCCTCACCCGCACCGTCCGCCACCTCGGCCAGCCCAACGCCGACCCCATCACCCTCTCCACCTACGCACTCTTCCGCGCCGTCCGCGAGAACGGCTTCACCGTCGCCCTCACCGGCGACGGCGCCGACGAACTCTTCGGCGGCTACGACCGCATGCGCGCCGCGCTCACCGCCCCGGCGGGCACGGACTGGGCCGGGAGCGACTGGGCGGGCGCCTACGCCGACGCCCTCTCCGCCGCGCCCCGACTCCTCCGCGAATACCTCTACACCGCCAACTACCGCGCCCACATCGCCGATCAGGGCTCGGCCGCCGACCGCATCGAGCAGGAGCTGCGCTCGGCGGAGGCGGTCGGCGCGGACCGGCTCACCGCGATGACCGCGTTCGAGACGCGCTGGCGGCTGCCCGCGTACCACCTGCGGCGCGTCGACCACCTCTCGATGGCGTGGGCCGTCGAAGCGCGGATGCCGTTCTGCCAGCCGTCGGTCGTGACACACGCCCGCTCGCTGCCGACGGCGGCGCGGACGGGGAAGCGGGCGCTGTACGAGGCGGGCGCGGAGCTGCTCCCCGCGGCGGTCCTGCGCCGCCCGAAGCAGCCCTTCACCCTGCCGATCGCGGCGATGCTCGCACCGGGCAGCCCGCTCCTGGACACCGTCCGGGAACTCCTCTCCCCGGCCCGCCTGGTCCTCGGCGGAAAGGTCCGAGCGGACCGCGTCCAGAAACTCCTGGCCCGCCACCTGCAACGCCCCTCCCGGCACGACGCCCAGGCACTCTGGGCCCTGGCGGTCCACGAGTTGTGGACGGAGGTGGTCCAGGGCATGAGAATCCCGATCGGCTGTGCGGCCTGA
- a CDS encoding TetR/AcrR family transcriptional regulator, whose amino-acid sequence MGAGAEPQSDSTDATDEYGIPIIPDPADAASRKRQAIIDAALAEFLAEGYSAASMDAITRGSGVSKATIYKHFGSKERLFLAVIGGVLPKTYADLEPSNSTLADAPDLRAALVRLTTDWARILLRPDIMSLRRLVIGEIDRFPQLGQLWYRVSYDMNNGPLVEAFTELNARGTLDAPDPALAVQQLVAATVGVPQLVRTFSPDAEIDDAELTRVISSGVDLFLARYAARP is encoded by the coding sequence ATGGGCGCCGGAGCCGAACCTCAGTCCGACTCGACCGACGCGACCGACGAGTACGGCATCCCGATCATCCCGGACCCCGCCGACGCCGCCTCGCGCAAGCGCCAGGCGATCATCGACGCCGCCCTCGCCGAGTTCCTCGCCGAGGGCTACTCGGCGGCCTCGATGGACGCGATCACCCGCGGCTCGGGCGTCTCCAAGGCGACGATCTACAAGCACTTCGGCAGCAAGGAACGGCTGTTCCTCGCCGTCATCGGCGGCGTGCTCCCGAAGACGTACGCGGACCTGGAGCCCTCCAACTCCACCCTCGCCGACGCCCCCGACCTGCGCGCCGCCCTCGTCCGGCTCACCACCGACTGGGCCCGCATCCTGCTGCGCCCGGACATCATGTCGCTGCGGCGCCTGGTGATCGGCGAGATAGACCGTTTCCCGCAGCTGGGCCAGCTCTGGTACCGGGTCAGCTACGACATGAACAACGGCCCGCTCGTCGAGGCCTTCACCGAGCTGAACGCCCGCGGCACCCTGGACGCGCCCGATCCGGCGCTCGCCGTGCAGCAGTTGGTCGCCGCCACCGTGGGGGTGCCGCAGCTCGTCCGTACCTTCTCGCCCGACGCCGAGATCGACGACGCCGAGCTGACGCGGGTGATCAGCTCGGGAGTGGATCTGTTCCTGGCTCGGTACGCCGCCCGTCCCTGA
- a CDS encoding MFS transporter, whose translation MATTSSEQDSRRDPTAANGAGTPTRRPTRSATPTPTPTRTPTRTGLLLAALAAPAAMGVSGASLALPDAAHELAVSPASAAWLMTAFGLGMAVGTPLLTATAGRRHGPAGVIGAGAVLVTLGAALVLLAPGLPLAVAGRVMEAAGAAGLNVAAFHIAGHDRSGRTPGVVAIGSAAGGTVGLFAGAAVAGAAGWRAALVLPLLSLLVVLQARSLAGREPETVGDEGAGDTRTTGRRSVLPLDILRDRGFLTAAGLMLAVSTVNFGLLYAAPRRVSALTGWSSVETGAVASLAALAGALLSWLLVRAAPALGPRRVRLALALGSLGAAALAVTAPWPVAVILASGTSALVTAGGQGLLTGAATEGLPAARHGLAIGLFNLAFLIGVAAGPALAASL comes from the coding sequence ATGGCCACCACCAGCTCCGAACAGGACTCCAGGCGCGATCCCACGGCGGCGAACGGGGCCGGGACCCCGACCCGGAGGCCGACCCGGAGCGCGACCCCGACACCGACCCCGACCCGGACCCCGACCCGGACCGGTCTGCTGCTCGCCGCGCTCGCCGCGCCCGCCGCGATGGGGGTGTCCGGGGCGAGCCTCGCCCTGCCGGACGCCGCCCACGAGCTGGCCGTCTCCCCCGCCTCCGCGGCCTGGCTGATGACCGCCTTCGGGCTCGGCATGGCGGTCGGCACCCCGCTGCTCACCGCCACGGCCGGGCGGCGACACGGCCCCGCCGGGGTCATCGGGGCGGGAGCCGTCCTCGTCACCCTCGGCGCGGCCCTCGTCCTCCTCGCCCCCGGTCTGCCCCTGGCGGTCGCCGGGCGCGTCATGGAGGCGGCGGGGGCGGCCGGCCTCAACGTCGCGGCCTTCCACATAGCCGGCCACGACCGCTCGGGCCGCACCCCCGGCGTGGTCGCGATCGGCAGCGCGGCCGGCGGCACCGTCGGTCTGTTCGCCGGGGCCGCGGTGGCGGGGGCGGCCGGCTGGCGTGCGGCCCTGGTCCTGCCGCTGCTGAGCCTGCTCGTCGTGCTGCAGGCGCGGAGTCTGGCGGGCAGGGAGCCGGAGACGGTCGGGGACGAAGGTGCCGGCGACACCCGTACCACCGGACGCCGATCCGTCCTCCCCCTCGACATCCTCCGCGACCGGGGATTCCTTACCGCCGCCGGGCTCATGCTCGCCGTCTCGACCGTCAACTTCGGTCTGCTGTACGCGGCTCCGCGCCGCGTCTCCGCGCTCACCGGCTGGAGTTCCGTGGAGACCGGGGCCGTCGCCTCGCTGGCCGCGCTCGCCGGTGCCCTGCTGTCCTGGCTCCTCGTCCGCGCGGCCCCGGCGCTCGGGCCCCGCCGCGTCCGTCTCGCCCTCGCCCTCGGCTCGCTCGGCGCCGCCGCCCTCGCGGTGACCGCACCCTGGCCGGTGGCCGTGATCCTCGCCTCGGGGACGAGCGCGCTGGTCACGGCCGGAGGTCAGGGACTGCTCACGGGCGCCGCGACGGAGGGGCTTCCGGCGGCCCGGCACGGGCTCGCCATCGGCCTGTTCAACCTGGCCTTCCTGATCGGCGTCGCGGCCGGCCCGGCCCTGGCGGCGTCCCTGTAG
- a CDS encoding class I tRNA ligase family protein — protein MSTPVWITATPPATHGELHIGHLAGPYVAADVLTRYLRAEGEAVRFTTGTADHASSVEVRALRHNRKPEEVAEGYRAAITADWLRSGVEFDHIVRPRRDKGYGRWVQDLFGRLFAQGVIAPRTRLLPYCEPCDRWLYGAHATGSCPHCGAVSDGGMCHECARPNDGGDLIGARCALCDTPAVARRCRRLYVPLEPFRETLAEYWATAGLPPRLAALCESLVEDGLPDIAVGHPAEWGLQVPVEGFPDHRIDGCFEAAAMHLFGYDVKGPLPRRAIHFCGFGHAFCHAVLLPVLLLAQDIKLPQDFNVNESYVIEEGVQEGNVWALDLLTEYGSDTLRRHVLQARPLGRRTVFQRERLAAARRELDENWNSWLSRLFAAVREECGGRAPQALPGGTGWEILERRLHRGVDDLREAYGPDAFDPRRAVAVLDEMVRSAADFGHVNAHERCRPSTSCRHLPALAAQLAVASALSAWSRPVMPEGADRLAAALQVAPGRPIDWQALTGPLPGTRLAPPSGPVFGF, from the coding sequence ATGAGCACCCCTGTCTGGATCACCGCGACCCCTCCCGCCACCCACGGCGAACTCCACATCGGCCATCTCGCCGGGCCGTACGTCGCCGCCGACGTCCTCACCCGCTATCTGCGCGCCGAGGGAGAGGCGGTCCGGTTCACCACGGGTACCGCCGATCACGCCAGTTCCGTCGAGGTCCGGGCGCTGCGCCACAACCGCAAGCCCGAGGAGGTCGCGGAGGGCTACCGTGCCGCGATCACCGCGGACTGGCTGCGTTCGGGCGTGGAGTTCGACCACATCGTGCGCCCGCGCCGCGACAAGGGATACGGACGCTGGGTGCAGGACCTCTTCGGGCGGCTCTTCGCGCAGGGCGTCATCGCCCCGCGCACCCGCCTCCTCCCGTACTGCGAGCCGTGCGACCGTTGGCTGTACGGGGCGCACGCGACCGGCAGCTGCCCGCACTGCGGCGCGGTCAGCGACGGCGGGATGTGCCACGAGTGCGCCCGTCCCAACGACGGCGGCGACCTCATCGGCGCCCGCTGCGCGCTCTGCGACACTCCGGCGGTGGCCCGCCGCTGCCGCCGGCTCTACGTACCCCTGGAGCCGTTCCGGGAGACGCTGGCCGAATACTGGGCGACGGCAGGCCTGCCGCCGCGGCTCGCCGCGCTGTGCGAGTCCCTCGTCGAGGACGGCCTGCCGGACATCGCGGTCGGGCACCCCGCCGAGTGGGGCCTCCAGGTCCCCGTCGAGGGCTTCCCCGACCATCGGATCGACGGCTGCTTCGAGGCCGCCGCGATGCACCTCTTCGGCTACGACGTGAAGGGCCCGCTGCCCCGCCGCGCGATCCACTTCTGCGGATTCGGGCACGCCTTCTGCCACGCCGTGCTGCTGCCGGTGCTGCTCCTCGCGCAGGACATCAAGCTGCCGCAGGACTTCAACGTCAACGAGTCGTACGTCATCGAGGAGGGCGTCCAGGAGGGCAACGTCTGGGCCCTCGACCTGCTCACCGAGTACGGCTCCGACACCCTGCGCCGGCATGTCCTCCAGGCCCGTCCGCTCGGCCGCCGCACGGTCTTCCAGCGGGAGCGGCTCGCCGCGGCCCGGCGCGAGCTGGACGAGAACTGGAACAGCTGGCTGTCCCGGCTCTTCGCCGCCGTACGGGAGGAGTGCGGCGGGCGCGCCCCGCAGGCGCTGCCCGGCGGCACCGGCTGGGAGATCCTGGAGCGGCGGCTGCACCGGGGCGTCGACGACCTGCGCGAGGCGTACGGCCCCGATGCCTTCGACCCGCGCCGGGCGGTCGCCGTCCTCGACGAGATGGTCCGTTCGGCGGCCGACTTCGGTCACGTCAACGCCCACGAGCGGTGCCGTCCCAGCACCTCCTGCCGTCATCTTCCGGCGCTCGCAGCCCAGTTGGCGGTGGCCTCGGCCCTGTCGGCGTGGTCGCGGCCGGTCATGCCCGAGGGTGCCGACCGGCTCGCGGCGGCGCTCCAGGTGGCGCCGGGACGCCCGATCGACTGGCAGGCCCTGACGGGTCCGCTGCCGGGGACCAGGCTGGCACCGCCGTCGGGCCCGGTCTTCGGATTCTGA
- a CDS encoding chitinase: MRRVRSLRSALTAAATAVAALGLAATATAPAQAATPLPEHVFAPYFEAWTGESPAALSAQSGAKHLTMAFLQTAAKGSCTAYWNGDTGTPIAPASFGADIKTIQSRGGDVIPSFGGYTADTTGTEIADSCADVSQIAAVYEKVITTYDVTRLDMDIEVDALDNTAGIDRRNKAIKLVQDWAAANGRQIQISYTLPTTTHGLAAGGLAVLKNAVTNGARVDVVNLMTFDYYDNAAHDMAADTKTAAQGLYDQLAKLYPTKTPAQLWGMIGITEMVGVDDFGPAETFTLANARTVYDWAVSKGIDTLSFWALQRDNGSCPGGAAADNCSGIQQNTWDFSHVFAPFTSGTTAPADDFSVTATPASATVTAGSSTTATVKTAVTAGSAQTVNLTVGGLPAGVTASLSPTSVTAGGSSTLTVNTTTAAVSGTYQIVVDGASPSAGHAAVLTLTVTGGTTACTAAPWVTSTVYTGGQQVSHKGHTWKAKWWTTGEEPGTTGQWGVWQDLGVC; the protein is encoded by the coding sequence ATGAGACGCGTACGGTCCCTCCGCTCCGCCCTCACGGCCGCGGCGACCGCCGTGGCCGCCCTGGGCCTCGCGGCGACCGCCACCGCCCCCGCCCAGGCGGCGACGCCGCTTCCCGAGCACGTCTTCGCCCCGTACTTCGAGGCCTGGACCGGGGAGAGCCCGGCCGCCCTCAGCGCCCAGTCGGGGGCCAAGCACCTGACGATGGCCTTCCTCCAGACGGCGGCGAAGGGCTCGTGCACCGCGTACTGGAACGGCGACACCGGGACACCGATCGCCCCGGCCTCGTTCGGCGCCGACATCAAGACCATCCAGTCCCGCGGCGGCGACGTCATCCCCTCCTTCGGCGGGTACACGGCCGACACCACCGGCACCGAGATCGCCGACAGCTGCGCCGACGTCAGCCAGATCGCGGCCGTCTACGAGAAGGTCATCACGACCTACGACGTCACCCGGCTCGACATGGACATCGAGGTCGACGCGCTCGACAACACCGCCGGCATCGACCGCCGCAACAAGGCCATCAAGCTCGTCCAGGACTGGGCCGCCGCCAACGGGCGCCAGATCCAGATCTCGTACACGCTCCCGACGACCACCCACGGCCTCGCCGCCGGCGGGCTCGCCGTGCTCAAGAACGCCGTGACCAACGGCGCGCGGGTCGACGTCGTCAACCTCATGACCTTCGACTACTACGACAACGCCGCCCACGACATGGCCGCGGACACCAAGACCGCCGCCCAGGGCCTCTACGACCAGCTCGCCAAGCTCTACCCCACCAAGACCCCCGCCCAGCTCTGGGGCATGATCGGCATCACCGAGATGGTCGGCGTCGACGACTTCGGTCCCGCCGAGACCTTCACCCTCGCCAACGCCCGTACGGTCTACGACTGGGCGGTCTCCAAGGGCATCGACACGCTCTCCTTCTGGGCGCTCCAGCGGGACAACGGAAGCTGCCCCGGCGGCGCCGCCGCGGACAACTGCTCGGGCATCCAGCAGAACACCTGGGACTTCTCGCACGTCTTCGCGCCGTTCACCAGCGGCACCACCGCTCCGGCCGACGACTTCTCGGTGACCGCGACGCCGGCCTCCGCCACCGTCACGGCGGGCTCCTCCACCACGGCCACGGTGAAGACCGCGGTCACCGCCGGTTCGGCCCAGACGGTGAACCTCACGGTCGGCGGACTGCCCGCCGGCGTCACCGCCTCGCTCAGCCCCACCTCGGTGACGGCCGGGGGCTCCTCGACCCTCACGGTGAACACCACGACGGCCGCGGTCTCCGGCACGTACCAGATCGTGGTCGACGGAGCGAGCCCCTCGGCGGGCCACGCGGCGGTGCTCACGCTGACCGTCACCGGCGGCACCACCGCGTGCACGGCGGCCCCGTGGGTCACCTCCACCGTCTACACCGGCGGCCAGCAGGTCTCGCACAAGGGCCACACCTGGAAGGCCAAGTGGTGGACGACGGGCGAGGAGCCCGGCACCACCGGCCAGTGGGGCGTCTGGCAGGACCTCGGCGTCTGCTGA
- a CDS encoding SDR family oxidoreductase, with the protein MKFENLRVVVTGASRYFGRALAVGFAHLGAEVYVSARTVEAAERTRTEVMGSARDRIHAFGCDLSRPAEIREFAARVGEHTDRVDLLVNNGARWLDGMDLEAASDAEIVETIESTAGGTVLMVKHFLPLLRGSLRPDIVNMVAVRDAEGASAATAGVAHEAFWAAKSAQAGFADILSRRLRPSGVRVFSLFPPDFSTSDPRFAEWDGSNPDGIAPDEKLTTQALFECIVYAVEQPRDCFIRSFHFEPR; encoded by the coding sequence ATGAAATTCGAGAATCTGCGTGTCGTCGTGACCGGAGCGTCCCGCTATTTCGGTCGCGCGCTCGCCGTCGGATTCGCCCATCTCGGCGCCGAGGTCTATGTCTCGGCGCGGACCGTCGAGGCCGCCGAACGCACCCGTACCGAAGTCATGGGATCGGCCCGTGACCGTATCCACGCGTTCGGCTGCGACCTCAGCAGGCCGGCCGAGATCCGGGAGTTCGCCGCCCGCGTCGGCGAACACACCGACCGGGTCGACCTGTTGGTGAACAACGGCGCCCGCTGGCTCGACGGCATGGACCTGGAGGCGGCGAGCGACGCCGAGATCGTCGAGACGATCGAGTCGACGGCCGGCGGCACGGTCCTCATGGTGAAGCACTTCCTGCCGCTGCTGCGCGGCTCGCTGCGGCCCGACATCGTCAACATGGTCGCCGTCCGCGACGCCGAAGGCGCCTCCGCCGCGACCGCCGGCGTCGCCCACGAGGCCTTCTGGGCGGCGAAGAGCGCCCAGGCCGGATTCGCCGACATCCTCTCGCGCCGACTGCGGCCCTCCGGGGTCCGCGTCTTCTCCCTCTTCCCGCCCGACTTCTCGACCTCCGATCCGCGTTTCGCGGAATGGGACGGATCGAATCCGGACGGAATAGCACCCGACGAGAAGCTGACCACCCAGGCGCTTTTCGAATGCATCGTCTACGCCGTCGAGCAGCCCCGCGACTGCTTCATCCGCTCCTTCCACTTCGAGCCCCGCTGA
- a CDS encoding saccharopine dehydrogenase family protein, giving the protein MSTQHPTPTPAAFPTVAVVGAYGHTAAFVLRELRRRGGFGLLLVGRDPSRLDAVARDHPGAEARVADLADPAALDRALTGAAVVVNCAGPFAATAPLVIDAALRAGIPYLDVAAEQSAVLATFERYADRAREAGVAVVPAMAFYGGLGDLLVGAAKGDWEEADEITIAIALDSWLPTEGTRRTGRSNAGGHVVYKGGRFVPPAAEPTSSVWEFPGAFGEQKVVEYTTADQVTVSRHVRVPDIRVLINEAPLRDLRDPGTPPPTAVDADGRSAQTFVVDVVVRRGGEERRASASGQDIYAVTAPLVVEAATRILDGRATGPGALAPASLFDATDFLHALAPAHLTFRPHVSS; this is encoded by the coding sequence ATGAGCACACAGCACCCCACCCCCACCCCTGCCGCCTTCCCCACCGTCGCGGTCGTCGGCGCGTACGGGCACACCGCCGCCTTCGTCCTCCGCGAACTGCGCCGACGCGGCGGCTTCGGCCTCCTCCTCGTCGGCCGCGACCCCAGCAGGCTCGACGCCGTGGCCCGGGACCATCCCGGGGCCGAGGCGCGGGTCGCGGATCTGGCCGACCCCGCCGCCCTGGACCGCGCGCTCACGGGCGCGGCCGTGGTCGTCAACTGCGCGGGCCCCTTCGCCGCCACCGCGCCCCTGGTGATCGACGCGGCCCTGCGCGCCGGCATCCCCTACCTGGACGTCGCCGCCGAACAGTCCGCCGTCCTGGCCACGTTCGAGCGGTACGCCGACCGGGCCCGTGAGGCGGGAGTGGCGGTCGTGCCGGCGATGGCGTTCTACGGCGGGCTCGGCGACCTGCTCGTCGGCGCGGCGAAGGGGGACTGGGAGGAGGCCGACGAGATCACGATCGCGATCGCGCTCGACAGCTGGCTGCCGACCGAGGGGACCCGTAGAACGGGACGGAGCAACGCCGGCGGGCACGTGGTCTACAAGGGTGGCCGCTTCGTCCCGCCGGCCGCCGAACCGACGTCGTCCGTATGGGAGTTCCCGGGCGCTTTCGGCGAGCAGAAGGTCGTCGAGTACACGACCGCCGACCAGGTCACCGTCTCCCGCCACGTTCGCGTCCCGGACATTCGCGTCCTCATCAACGAGGCGCCCCTGCGCGACCTGCGCGACCCCGGGACGCCGCCGCCGACGGCGGTCGATGCCGACGGGCGCTCGGCGCAGACCTTCGTCGTCGACGTGGTCGTCCGCAGGGGCGGCGAGGAGCGCCGCGCGAGCGCGTCCGGGCAGGACATCTACGCGGTGACCGCGCCCCTGGTGGTGGAGGCGGCCACCCGCATCCTCGACGGCCGGGCGACCGGGCCCGGCGCGCTGGCCCCGGCGAGCCTCTTCGACGCGACGGACTTCCTGCACGCGCTGGCCCCGGCGCACCTGACGTTCCGCCCGCACGTCTCGTCGTAG